The genomic interval CCGTGCGGTCGGCCAGGTGCGCGAATGCCGCCTTCCCCATCACCCGGCGCGAGACGATCCGGCCGGCCACGCGGACGGTCTCCTCCGGCCCCTCGGCCTCCGCGTCCCCCTTCCCCGCCTCCCACGCGGCGAAGAGGGCGAGCGCGTCCGCGGCGGAGTGCGTGGGATCGTACGAGTAGGCGTACGGCTCCACCCCGCGCTCGCGCAGCCGGGCCAGCTTCAGGGTGCGGTCGCGGACGATCCACTCGTCGGACGACTGCCCCTCGCGCTCCCCGGTCTCCACGGCCGCCGCCGGCTGTCCCCTGTCCCCTGTCACCTGTCCCCTGACGCAGTTAAGCGTGGACCGCGCCGAACTCCCGCAGGTACGCCTGGATGAACGCGTCCAGGTCGCCGTCCATCACCCGCTGCACGTCGGGGATCTTCAGCTCGGTGCGGTGGTCGTTCACCATGGTGTACGGCTGGAAGACGTACGAGCGGATCTGGCTGCCGAAAGCGATGTCGGTCTTGGTCGACTCCAGCTTGGCCTTCTCCTTCTCCTGCTCCTCGAGCGCGCGCTGGTAGAGCGCGGCCTTGAGCATCTTCATGGCCGTCGCGCGGTTCTTGTGCTGGCTGCGCTCCTGCTGGCAGGCGACGACGATCCCCGAGGGGAGGTGGCGCAGCCGCACGGCCGACGAGGTCTTGTTGACGTGCTGCCCGCCGGCGCCCGAGGCGCGGTAGACGTCCATCTCGATGTCTTCCTCGCGCACCTCGATCTCGATGGTGTCGTCGACCACGGGGTAGACGAAGACCGAGGCGAACGAGGTGTGGCGCCGCGCGTTGGAGTCGAAGGGCGAGATGCGCACCAGGCGGTGCACGCCGCGCTCGGCCTTGAGGTAGCCGTAGGCGTACTGGCCGCGGATCTCGAGCGTGGCCTCCTTGATCCCGGCCTCCTCGCCCTCCTGGCGGTCCAGCAGCTCCACCTCGAAGCCGTGCCGCTCGCCCCAGCGCACGTACATGCGGAGCAGCATCTCGGCCCAGTCCTGGCTCTCGGTGCCGCCGGCGCCGGGGTGGATGGTCACCAGGGCGTCGCGGTGGTCGTCGGGCCCCTGGAGCATGTTGCGAAGCTCCAGGTCGGCCATCTCGGCGGCCACCTTCTCCAGCTCGCCCGAGACCTCCTGGAGCATCTCGGGATCCTCCTCCACCTCCAGGAGGTCCACCAGCTCGGCCAGGCCGCCCACCTTCTCCGAGAGGCGGCCGTAGGGCTCGGTCCACACCTTGAGCTTGTTGGCCTCGTCGATGGTCTCGCGCGCGGCGTTCTGGTCGTTCCAGAACGACGGCTCGGCCATGCGGGCCTCCAGCTGGCTCAGCTTCTCCCGCTTGGCGGGGATGTCAAAGAAACCCCCTCAGCTCGTCGAGCCTTTCGCGGTACGCGTCGAGGTTGGAGCGCAGTTCGGCGATCATCGTCGTGGCTTCCTGTCCACCAATGACAAGGGCCGCCCGGTCTCAGGACGGCCCCGCTGGTACCCGCAAGAATATAACCGGGGGAACTGCGAGTGCGAAAGTGCGAAAGTGCGAGAGTGCGAAAGTGGTTCCGCGTCGCTCCGAGCGTTCGCTGACGGGGTGAAGTCACTCTCGCACTTTCGCACTTCGCACTCTCGCACTGCCGTTCAAAACACCTGCTGCCCCTTCGCCAGGATGTCGTTCAGCGCCTCGCGGAAGTACGGGGTGCTGCGGGCGGTCTCGGCGCCCACCTGCGCCACGTACTCCTCCCAGCTCTTCTTGATCTCCTCCATGAACTCCCGCTTCAGCGTCCCCTGCTGCAGCGCCTGGTCGCGCCGCTCGGGGAAGTACGTCACGATGTCGGAGACCAGCGCCCGCGCCAGCCGCCGCGCCTTGGCCGCCGGGTCGTTCGCCCCGAACGGCGAGGGCGTCCGCACCGCCGTCGACGCG from Longimicrobium sp. carries:
- the prfB gene encoding peptide chain release factor 2, with amino-acid sequence MPAKREKLSQLEARMAEPSFWNDQNAARETIDEANKLKVWTEPYGRLSEKVGGLAELVDLLEVEEDPEMLQEVSGELEKVAAEMADLELRNMLQGPDDHRDALVTIHPGAGGTESQDWAEMLLRMYVRWGERHGFEVELLDRQEGEEAGIKEATLEIRGQYAYGYLKAERGVHRLVRISPFDSNARRHTSFASVFVYPVVDDTIEIEVREEDIEMDVYRASGAGGQHVNKTSSAVRLRHLPSGIVVACQQERSQHKNRATAMKMLKAALYQRALEEQEKEKAKLESTKTDIAFGSQIRSYVFQPYTMVNDHRTELKIPDVQRVMDGDLDAFIQAYLREFGAVHA